In Limnochordia bacterium, the genomic window GGTTGCAGTTATTTCCATACGTTCAAAGGTAATCCGCACATAGCCGGCCTTTGGAGCAATAACCCAGATGTCTTCCTTTAAGTCTCCGGTCACCGACGTGTCATCGATTGGCGCATCGATTACCTCAATGGTGACTTGTTTGCTTTCCTGCGCGTATACCCCAATACTAAGCAATCCAACTAGCAAAACCACCCACACTGATATTCTTAAAGTTTTTTCCATAGTTGCCCCCCCATATTGCCTAGGCGTCAATCTCCTCATCAGCCCCTAGCTTTAACTCAAGACGCACATTGCCAAATAGCTCCACAGCTTGTTCCTCGGAGTCATAAACTACGTGATCAGCAAGGATGCGCTGCTTCTCCCCTTGCTTAATCTCCACATGACCGCTAATCGATAGCTGCTTGGTTGATAGATCCCCCTCCATTCTCTCTGCATTCAACTGGTTTTCCCCTATATAGGCCACTACTGGTCCAGAGGATGTAAAGGTCCCTTTACTGGAGTTATACTGCATACCATCGGTCAGGAAACGTTCTTCTTTCTCGGTGGTTATCTCAACTTGACCTAGAAGCCGGAAATCGTCGGTTCTCCGATTCCAAATTCCTTCCTGCCCGGTGAAGTGAAAGGTAGGCTCACCATCTTGAAAGATCATACCAGAACCGATGTCCTTAATCGCCGCCTCGTTCTCCCCTTCGCCAACTACCATCATGGAAGCATCGATTTGCCATTGCTTGTATCCCGAACGGCGACCAATCAAAACCACGTCCTTGAAATACATTCCCGGATCAGCTTTTTCTTCAGAAATAGCCGCAGGTGGGTCAGCAACCTCTTGGTCAGAAGCGATATATCTATAGACGAAAAGACCACTTAGGCAAAGGCCCAATATGATTATAACACTAACTCGCTTTCCCACCTTAGACCTCCCCTATTGAATCAAATTCTGCCAACCTTCGGCGTTGAACATGAACTGATCCCCCGTGGTTCCAAGTTTGAACCTGCCCTCAGGCAATGCGTAGATACGGTACTCGACCCAAAACATGTTTTGAAGCTGGTTATACCGGAAGACTAGCTCCCGACAATGTAAGTCCTTTGTTAAAGCTAGATCACCCCGTTGCCATTTATCCTCGATCCCTTTATAAATCCCGGCATAAACCAATGTCCACGTATCACTAAGCTTGATGTTAATCTGGGCATCGAAACGGTCAAGTCTTCTTTTTAGCAGATTGTAACTAGCCCCAAGCTTGATACTCTGCTCGCCAAATCGTTTTTCAAATAAACCAGTAGTGGATACCATCGCATTAGTATACGGATTAAATGCACCGGATAGACCTAGCTGCCAGCCACGTTCATCTGTCTGGTCACTCCGTACCTGAAAGGAAACATTAACATCCTGGAATCGACCGGTATGAATATTATACCCCCCGGATAAGGACCAGTCCGTTCTATCGCTTCTATAGGCTAACTGGTTGGTTAGTACTTGAGACGAGGTTGCCTGCTCAAAAGCAAAGGGACTCTCCCCGAGTACTTGCTGCACTTGGAGGGTTGAATTCATGCTCAGCTTACTAAGAAGCTGCCAATTTAGGATTATCCTGGGATTAAACCGGGCGTAATAAGCGTCTTGACCATAGATGCTCAGGCTTTGTGTACTACCTAGACTGAGCTTAATCCCATCGGTCAGTTGATAAGATTTGTTCTTTAGATTTAATTCTAACGTGGAACGAACAGCCTCGGTTCCTTTGGGTTCTTCCCGGTATCGCCCCAATTTCAGCGTGAAATCATAGGGCCAAGTCCCGATATACTTAGGACTACTCGTACTAAGGCTCAATTCCGGCAGTTTACTCACTGAATGCCAAGCTACAGCTTGATTCGATCCTAAGTTAGGATTAAGCTTTTGCTCAAATGCTAGATCAAATCGAAGGTCTGGCTGGATCTTAGATAGCTTGGCTAGGTACTCTACACGAGTTACAGGCAATTGCCCGTCCTGCTTAGTAGTATACTTACCTTGTATATTGCTACTCCAGTTACCGTCTAGCTGGGTAGACAATTTAACATCCCCAGTCAACTGTTCCGTAGTCTTTGTAGGTGTTTCGGTAAGATTATAGACTATCCCTACGCTCCCCGATGTTTTTTCTGTCTTCCCCTGCAATTGAAGGCCTGCTTGCAGTGCGTCTTTGCCTATTCCATTACTAGTAAGATTAACCTGTCTTTCCATGCCACCGCTCAACTTCAGTGGACCGACGATAAGGTAATGGGCGAAACCACCACGCCATTGTCCTCCACCAATTAACCTGTTCTGCCTGTACTCAATAAATAGCTGACCATTTTGGGCCTTGCTTAGAGTGTAATCACCTGTTGCTCCTAATACAATTCCACTACGCTGATGGTATTGTCCAGTAAGCTTACCTGATAGGTTATCATGCAAACGATAGTCCCATTTACCCCCAACAAACCAACCCCCCATTGCGGTATACCCGATCTCTGGAAGGTTAAGACTACCTTCTTCCTTAATCGGTAAGCTTAAATAGGGCCAATAGAACAGAGGAATATTACCCTCTTTGTATACCACGTTTCGGACAACTAGTTTATCATTGGGATAGATCTCTAGTTTGTCCGCCTGCAAATGATAGTGCGGTTTTCCCAGGGAACAAGTGGTTGCTGTACCTTTGGTAATCACCAAGTGTTTTTCGTCGCTTTCAAACAGCTCACCTGACAAATATACCGGATCATTAAACTTCGGTACAGCTAGAGCCGCCTTAGCAGCATAAAAGGACCATTTCCCCGTATTCATGTCGTAGTAGAGGGCCTCTCCGGCAACCTCACCGTCCTGCAAGACCAACGATGCACTACCTTCAATCTTGAGCAAGTTATTAGCGAGATCCACCAGTAGCCGTTCCCCTTTGATCATCACCTGACCGTGTTTTATCTCCACCCCGCCATCGGCCTGCAGAAGGTCATCGCTGAGTCGATAGCTGACTTGCCCAAGAAACTCCACTTCAACCTTGTCCGTTGCAGCAAGTACGCGCATAGGCAACATCACAGAGGAAGTAATCATGACAATGACCAACATCACCGTACTTGCTAGCTGTCTCAAGTTCACACCACCTAAAAATAGTCTGTGCTTTTCATTTCTACAGAAAAGGGCAGATCCCTCCTGGCAGATTCAAGTCATGAGGAGGCTTTGGTAGTGCAGGACCTACGGTTTCACGACTGCAGAGGCAATCCAAGGTACTTCAAGGAGCATTCTGGGACTACTTTCATTAGACGCATACTCCTATTAACAAACTCATCGTTGACCCATAGGTACAGATTTGCGTTCACGTCTGTATCTACCAAGAACATGCTTGGCAATAGACTAGTGATGAC contains:
- the lptC gene encoding LPS export ABC transporter periplasmic protein LptC — protein: MGKRVSVIIILGLCLSGLFVYRYIASDQEVADPPAAISEEKADPGMYFKDVVLIGRRSGYKQWQIDASMMVVGEGENEAAIKDIGSGMIFQDGEPTFHFTGQEGIWNRRTDDFRLLGQVEITTEKEERFLTDGMQYNSSKGTFTSSGPVVAYIGENQLNAERMEGDLSTKQLSISGHVEIKQGEKQRILADHVVYDSEEQAVELFGNVRLELKLGADEEIDA